One Lepus europaeus isolate LE1 chromosome 4, mLepTim1.pri, whole genome shotgun sequence genomic window, ccaagttttattttattttttaattgaaaagtaatTGCATACACTtagtgtatttcaaaaagttcataggaaatgatTCATATTTTGgtttacatattttcaaaatccatgcatatcaaTGGGGTACAATGCACTATGTCATTGATGAATGATGAAATCAGGCTGATTTGCACATCTATGACCTCAAGTATTTATCATTACTTTCtggtaagaacatttaaaattctcCTTTAGTGAATGGGCTGTCAAAGAAGGAGgcagctttctctgaagggaggagagaactaatttgattatggccttgtctaaataaggtcagagtttgtgaactcaagaggcttccatagccttggcagctcatgacaagagcctagggggattactgatgccataaacaagagtgtcaattgttaaatcaacaacaggagtcattgtgcacttactccccatgtaggatctctgcccttaacgtgttgtactatgcaaattaacggtaaaactagtattcaaacagtactttatactttgtgtttctgtgtgggtgcaaacagttgaaatctttacttagtatacactagttgatcttctgtatataaagataatttaaaatgaatcttaatgaagaatgggatgggagagggaataggagatgggatggtttgcgggtgggagggtggttaaggGGGGAAAAACAgctgtaattcaaaagttgtactttggaaatttatatttattaaataaaagtttaaaaaattctccTTTAGCAATGCagaaatatgtattattattgttaatatgGTTACCATGTTGTGTAAGTAAACATCAGAACTTATTTCTCCTATGTAAGCTTAAGAATACACATGTAAGTAAAATCATTCTGTATCATCACTCTGTGGCTAGTTTACcttacttaacataatgtccttcaagttcatccatgttgttgcaaaagacagaactagctgtttttcattttttaggcAGAATAGTATTCTactgtatgtatttatgtgtatatatacaccacattttaaaaatctactcaTCCACTGGTGAACATTCATTCAGGTGCTTTGGTATACACTACGAGTCACGATATCAATGGAAGTGCTATGAGACAGTACAGAGCTATCTCTGCTCACCTGCTTTTAGCTCTAACCaggttatctttttttatttgaggggaagaatgacagagagagagaaagacagagacagagaccttccatccactggttcactctgccaaTGCCTGGGACAGTCAAGGCTGGACCATGCTAAGgctaggaccctggaactccatctggtctcctatgtgaacgGCAGGAAAGCAAtaaattgagccatcatctgctgcctcccaggtatattagcagaaacccgaggcaggacttgatcccaggcactctgacattgaAAGAGATGGGAAAGCTCTTCCTGTAAGCGGCCTTAGGTGACCTGCGAAAATGGTTCGCTACTCACTGGACCCAGAAAACCCCACAAAATCATGCAAATCAAGAGGCTCAAATCTTCACGTTCACTtgaagaacattggagaaactgcCCAGGCCATCAAGGGTATGCATATACAAAAAGCCACCAAATACCTGAAAGATGTCACAGTAAAGAAGCAGTGTGTGCCGTTCCGTCGGTACAATGGTGGAGTTGGTAGATGTGCCCAGGCCAAGCAGTGGGGTTGGACCCAGGCTCGTTGGCCCAAAAAAAGTGCCAAGTTTCTGCTGCACATGCTTGAAAATGCAGAGAGTAATGCTGAGCTGAAGGGTTTGGGTGTAGATTCTCTGGTCATTGAGCACATCCAGGTGAACAAGGCCCCCAAGATGTGCCGCCGGACCTACAGAGCCCACGGCCAGATCAACCCGTACATGAGCTCCCCGTGCCACATCGAGATGATCCTCACTGAGAAGGAACAGATTGTTCCTAAGCCAGAAGAGGAGGTGGCACagaagaaaaagatatcccagaagAAACTAAAGAAGCAAAGACTTATGGCTCGGGAATAAActcagtataaaataaatatgaattaaaagaaaaaaaaaagagatgggaaaTGTGAGGAGTTAACTAGGCTAATGGGCAGCTGGGCAAGTTGGAAGGCAATCAGGTCAGTTAACCGCACTTACCAAAGCTAGACAGGATAGTAAGCCCTTCCTTCTGATTAGCTGTTTTTCTACTCCTGCCCTGATTGGTTAAATCTaggtttgattttcagaaaggggCTAATCAGAGCCATATCTTGTTTATAAAGGGCAGACACTGGCAAGCTTCCTTGGCAACTCCTCCCTTGGAGCTCACCTCCTGAGTACTGTGGTAAGAGGTTTCTCACTTTCAATAAAACTTGCTTTATTCACTGcccctgtccacatggaaattcttctttgacGTGAGACAAGAACCGAGATCACCCTTGTCTTCTTCATCATCCTCCCCGACGATATGGGGCGAGGGCATCCCATTTGCAGCTTATTTTACTGCAACAAAACATCTACACCAAGGTCAACTTTTAAGGTCTCCCCAGAACTAAAAGTGAGGAAAAAATAAAGCCTGCTTCTCGTAGAATACACTATGAAATAAACTTCATGTTCAATCACACAGGCCAATGGTTGTGAAAGAGTCAAACTGAAGATAAACATAGGTAAGAAAAGAGAAGGGGCAGAAGAGATCATGGAGTGGCAAAccaaggggcagagagaaagcacaGTGGCCTGATAGTTAAGAAAAATGGTCAGaaattctaaaaggaaagaaaatgatattCAATGGGAAATTCTTAAAACTACATTCTCATAACCTTTTCTCTTCTCATCTACATATTCATCTGCTTATGGTGGCTGCAGAGTAGCCCAGACACAATTACAGCCAAACATCTTGTAAAGCTCTAAAGTAGAGCTCATGGAGGACAGCACCCCTGTGTGTCACATAcgttcttgctctgcctttcctctgtggGCTGCACTGTGCTGAGTCCCCGGACAAATGTCAGGTCAGCATCTCCTAGGTCTCAAATGCACCCTCTGGAGAGGCTCTTGTTTTCTTCCCCAGATTGAGTTACCTCACTCTCCATTTTCTCATTCCTTTCTGCTACTCACAAAGGTAACAAtcccttctctttttttgttcttatCTGGGCACAAGGATCTACAGTTTAGAAGCAATACTTCTAAATGAAGGCCAGCATTAGAGCTCTGCCTAGCTTCCCTCTGATATTTTGCTGCTACCTGATGTATCCATGCCTAATTTATATAACTGCACCCAGATggctaaagaagaaagaaaatagtctGAATGCAAGTCTGGTACAGGACTACATTAACTGAATTCTAACATAATTTGATATGgctagataaagaaaaaaagatacaggaaCTGACTTAATTACATTCAATCAATCCTGAATGTATCTAGCATTATTAGACCACCCAGATTCAGATCAAAAGCTAACTGGAATGAGTGAAACTTGCAGGTACTTTGTTTAGACACAAACTTCAAAATGTAGTCTAATGCAAATATACTACTTATAAAGATACGCTGCATTGGTTCtatgtaaaaatatgaaattacatCTCAAACTAATGTTCTacagaataaaaacaaatcaaagctcTTTTCAGTAGGGAATAAAAAATCATGTGAAAAACAACCTATTGTTTTTAAGCAAACTTTAAAACAGAAATTCAATCCCCTCCAGAAAGGAGATGGGACCTACATCGGAAACCAGGTTTACAAGTTTTGATTCACATGTAACCCTGGCACACTGCTATGGAGGAGAGTGGTGATCCAATCAGGCCCCATCAGGCCATGAGCATCTCTCCACGTTCCCCACCCTTCCTCCATGTTTGTGGTCTCCGAGCTCTTCTCCTCCAACAGGGGTTGGttaaaaaacaacattttttttaaagggtacactcttttttagatttttaaattatttttatttatgtgagaggtagttaaagacagtgagagggagatacagagagaaaagctttccttccgttggttc contains:
- the LOC133758267 gene encoding large ribosomal subunit protein uL22-like, whose product is MVRYSLDPENPTKSCKSRGSNLHVHLKNIGETAQAIKGMHIQKATKYLKDVTVKKQCVPFRRYNGGVGRCAQAKQWGWTQARWPKKSAKFLLHMLENAESNAELKGLGVDSLVIEHIQVNKAPKMCRRTYRAHGQINPYMSSPCHIEMILTEKEQIVPKPEEEVAQKKKISQKKLKKQRLMARE